From Hymenobacter sedentarius, a single genomic window includes:
- a CDS encoding FUSC family membrane protein: MNTQTRSLQYFFFGQNFSDGVRTTVAILLPALLLAQLGHFDAGLTVSTGAVCVSVTDTPGPPGHRRNGMLAALALVGITALLTGVAATSVWLLGLEVAALSFLFTMFLIWGSRAAAVGTAGLLNVVLLLAHPPTLAQLLPHAGLLLAGGLWYAGLALLVHRVRPYRPAQQALGECIHALARFMELKADFYNPETALDADYRQLVAQQVVVNEKQEAARDFLFRTRQIVNETTSIGRRLVLTFVETVDLYERITASYYDYATVRAAFGNSGVLPLVAALIRDIATELDQLGVAIQANRPDAGRAPDLNAQLAQLQAHISALDADPSTGGSTLVLKKILVNLRDIIRRVGNIRRYFDESRATAAPVPSRAAEHARFVAHQEVEVQALSQNLTLKSAVFRHAVRMMLACIVAFAVGEGLWHGQHNYWILMTVTIMLKPGFSLTRQRNTERIIGTLAGGALGSAVLWLVHWPPAQFGVLVAFMVLAYSFQRTKYLLTVVFLTAYLLILFSFLGLSYIGVVEERIADTLIGCAIAFLAGYFLFPNWESEQLTDYMAAALRANLDYLRQLANRLAGRPLPPNEYRLLRKQVYVTGANLAAAFQRMLTEPKRKQHRPIETHEFVVLNHILSSNIAALTATLREAAPAVPPFPAESRRALTSALATLHKSLARIAPATTATAAPELGRAEPAVPVAAEDKSLLEQLTFLQKVSGDIGKVTEVLVGK; this comes from the coding sequence ATGAACACCCAAACGCGAAGCCTGCAGTATTTCTTTTTCGGGCAGAATTTCTCGGATGGCGTGCGCACCACGGTGGCCATTTTGCTGCCCGCTCTGCTACTGGCGCAATTGGGCCACTTCGACGCGGGCCTCACCGTCTCGACCGGGGCCGTGTGCGTGAGCGTGACCGACACGCCGGGCCCGCCCGGGCACCGGCGCAACGGCATGCTGGCGGCGCTGGCCCTGGTGGGCATCACGGCCCTGCTCACCGGCGTGGCGGCCACCAGCGTGTGGTTGCTGGGCCTGGAAGTGGCCGCGCTCAGCTTCCTGTTCACCATGTTCCTGATTTGGGGCAGCCGGGCGGCCGCGGTGGGCACGGCCGGGCTGCTCAACGTGGTGCTGCTGCTGGCGCACCCGCCCACGCTGGCCCAGCTGCTGCCCCACGCGGGGCTGCTGCTGGCGGGCGGGCTCTGGTATGCCGGGCTGGCGCTGCTGGTGCACCGGGTGCGGCCCTACCGGCCGGCCCAGCAGGCACTGGGCGAATGCATCCATGCCCTGGCGCGGTTTATGGAGCTGAAAGCGGACTTCTACAACCCCGAAACCGCCCTCGATGCCGACTACCGGCAGCTGGTGGCCCAGCAGGTGGTGGTGAATGAAAAGCAGGAAGCTGCGCGCGACTTCCTGTTCCGCACCCGTCAGATTGTAAACGAAACCACCAGCATCGGCCGCCGCCTGGTGCTCACCTTCGTGGAAACGGTGGATTTGTACGAGCGCATCACGGCCAGCTACTACGACTACGCTACCGTGCGCGCCGCCTTTGGCAACAGCGGTGTGCTGCCCCTGGTGGCCGCCCTCATTCGCGACATCGCCACCGAGCTCGACCAGCTCGGGGTAGCCATCCAGGCTAACCGCCCCGATGCGGGCCGCGCCCCCGACCTCAACGCCCAACTGGCCCAGCTGCAAGCCCACATCAGCGCCCTCGACGCCGACCCCAGCACCGGCGGCAGCACGCTGGTGCTCAAGAAAATCCTGGTCAATCTGCGTGATATCATTCGCCGGGTGGGCAACATCCGGCGCTACTTCGACGAAAGCCGGGCAACGGCCGCGCCCGTTCCCAGCCGCGCGGCCGAGCACGCCCGCTTCGTGGCCCATCAGGAAGTAGAGGTGCAGGCCCTGAGCCAGAACCTCACCCTCAAATCGGCGGTGTTCCGGCATGCCGTGCGCATGATGCTGGCCTGCATCGTGGCATTCGCGGTAGGTGAGGGGCTGTGGCACGGCCAGCACAACTACTGGATTCTGATGACGGTGACCATCATGCTCAAGCCCGGCTTCAGCCTGACGCGCCAGCGCAACACCGAGCGCATCATTGGCACGCTGGCCGGGGGCGCGCTGGGCAGTGCGGTGCTGTGGCTGGTGCACTGGCCTCCGGCACAGTTTGGCGTGCTGGTGGCGTTTATGGTGCTGGCCTACAGCTTTCAGCGCACCAAATACCTGCTCACGGTGGTGTTCCTCACAGCCTACCTGCTCATTCTGTTCAGCTTCCTAGGGTTGAGCTACATCGGGGTGGTCGAAGAGCGCATTGCTGATACGCTTATTGGCTGCGCCATTGCCTTCTTGGCCGGCTACTTCCTGTTTCCCAATTGGGAGTCGGAGCAGCTGACCGACTACATGGCCGCGGCGCTGCGCGCCAACCTGGACTACCTGCGCCAGCTGGCCAACCGCCTCGCCGGCCGCCCCCTGCCGCCCAACGAGTACCGCCTGCTGCGCAAGCAGGTGTACGTGACCGGCGCCAACCTGGCCGCGGCCTTCCAGCGCATGCTCACCGAGCCCAAGCGCAAGCAGCACCGCCCCATCGAAACCCACGAATTTGTGGTGCTGAACCACATTCTGTCGTCCAACATCGCTGCCCTCACCGCTACCCTGCGGGAGGCCGCGCCCGCCGTGCCGCCCTTCCCCGCCGAGAGCCGGCGGGCCCTCACCAGCGCTCTGGCCACGCTCCACAAAAGCCTCGCCCGGATAGCCCCCGCCACCACCGCTACCGCCGCCCCAGAGCTGGGCCGCGCCGAACCCGCCGTGCCTGTCGCCGCCGAGGATAAATCCCTGCTGGAGCAACTTACCTTCCTACAAAAAGTGAGCGGCGACATCGGCAAGGTGACCGAAGTGCTGGTAGGTAAATAA
- a CDS encoding 7TM diverse intracellular signaling domain-containing protein yields MRVHFFTVLMLGCWLWGAGAVQAADAPHSLRDTLLLKDPKGVHISEAYRYYTEPFGVPASPEQAEAQWRAGKFRPGPWHKTLNLGIMHRRVWMRLPVRNTEPQRLRFLWSIFNFTDSAALYCRRQGETTFTRLGAASSWVPATERLFPARSLSFPFTLNPGEAAVLYLRADVHTGGVYLPTYIETAEHFLSWEMHFPFERHWVWLLGFYLGSALFNLVLFAFLRDRIHLWYGAYVVCVTLFLMMEDGLDAMLLPAGLYRLIWSVGQYNFIVLAGAAGIRIMQLFLRLRSGWRGLYRAGNWLAGSAVAFVAVYAVLFPWAVKHNLGLVEVLNGARELLVLLVFGYGWVTLLTVLIGRRRRRLAAYYALTYFFFFTGYAVFWLNHLGLTSYNPVYPNTLAWGLFVELLVLSALLTGRFRHTLRQNARLRIQELQQRNEVGRRLIAAQDAEREQLARELHDAMGPNLAALHMAWQSEAVREALAAAPKARSIGQLTEEILGQLYEQVRQLSHALLPAEPGTNRLTRSVASLCEALNLNGTPRVITHFDAGIDQLPQAVQSAAYRIVAELVNNAVRHAQAQQVEVQLRLHPEVLELCVEDDGRGFGRGEDAPITGIGLRGVRTRTAYLGGTVNIESPGSGTRVVVRLPY; encoded by the coding sequence ATGCGGGTTCACTTCTTCACGGTGTTGATGTTGGGGTGCTGGCTGTGGGGTGCGGGGGCCGTGCAGGCCGCCGACGCACCCCACAGCCTCCGCGACACCCTACTGCTGAAAGACCCCAAGGGCGTGCATATTTCGGAGGCGTACCGCTACTACACCGAGCCGTTTGGAGTGCCGGCTAGCCCGGAGCAGGCCGAAGCCCAATGGCGGGCGGGCAAATTTCGGCCCGGCCCCTGGCACAAGACCCTGAACTTGGGCATCATGCACCGGCGGGTGTGGATGCGGCTGCCCGTGCGCAACACCGAGCCCCAACGCCTGCGCTTTCTGTGGAGCATCTTCAATTTCACCGACAGCGCCGCGCTCTATTGCCGGCGGCAGGGCGAAACCACGTTTACCCGCCTGGGCGCGGCCAGTTCCTGGGTGCCCGCCACCGAGCGCCTGTTTCCGGCCCGCTCGCTCAGCTTTCCCTTTACCCTGAACCCCGGCGAGGCGGCGGTGCTGTACCTGCGCGCCGACGTGCACACCGGCGGCGTGTACCTGCCCACCTACATCGAAACCGCCGAGCACTTTCTGAGCTGGGAAATGCACTTTCCGTTTGAGCGGCACTGGGTGTGGCTGCTGGGCTTTTACCTGGGCAGTGCCCTGTTCAATCTGGTGCTTTTCGCGTTCCTGCGCGACCGGATTCACTTGTGGTACGGGGCCTACGTGGTGTGCGTCACGCTGTTTTTGATGATGGAAGACGGGCTGGATGCCATGCTCCTGCCCGCGGGGCTGTACCGGCTCATCTGGTCGGTGGGGCAGTACAATTTTATTGTGCTGGCGGGTGCGGCGGGCATTCGCATCATGCAGCTGTTTTTGCGGCTGCGCAGCGGCTGGCGCGGGCTGTACCGGGCCGGCAACTGGTTGGCCGGCTCGGCGGTGGCCTTTGTGGCGGTATACGCGGTGCTATTCCCCTGGGCCGTGAAGCACAACCTGGGCCTGGTGGAAGTGCTGAACGGGGCGCGGGAGCTGCTCGTGCTGCTTGTGTTTGGGTACGGCTGGGTGACGCTGTTGACGGTGCTAATTGGCCGGCGCCGCCGGCGGCTGGCGGCTTACTACGCCCTCACGTACTTCTTCTTTTTCACGGGCTACGCCGTATTCTGGCTCAACCACCTGGGCCTGACCAGCTACAACCCCGTCTACCCCAATACGCTGGCCTGGGGCCTGTTTGTGGAGCTGCTGGTGCTGAGCGCGCTGCTCACGGGCCGCTTCCGCCATACGCTGCGGCAAAATGCCCGGCTGCGCATCCAGGAGCTGCAGCAGCGCAACGAGGTGGGCCGCCGCCTAATAGCCGCCCAGGACGCCGAGCGCGAGCAGCTGGCCCGCGAGCTGCACGATGCCATGGGCCCCAACTTGGCGGCGCTGCACATGGCCTGGCAAAGCGAAGCCGTGCGCGAGGCCCTGGCCGCCGCGCCCAAGGCCCGCTCCATCGGCCAGCTCACGGAAGAAATACTGGGTCAGCTCTACGAGCAGGTGCGCCAACTGAGCCACGCCCTGCTGCCCGCCGAGCCCGGCACCAACCGCCTCACCCGTTCCGTGGCGTCGCTTTGCGAAGCTCTTAACCTCAACGGCACCCCGCGGGTAATCACGCATTTCGATGCCGGCATAGACCAGCTTCCCCAAGCCGTGCAGTCGGCCGCCTACCGCATTGTGGCCGAGCTAGTAAACAACGCCGTGCGTCACGCCCAAGCCCAGCAAGTAGAGGTGCAGCTGCGCCTCCACCCCGAGGTACTGGAGCTGTGCGTGGAAGACGACGGCCGCGGCTTCGGGCGCGGCGAAGATGCCCCCATCACTGGCATTGGGCTGCGCGGCGTGCGCACCCGCACCGCCTACCTGGGCGGCACCGTCAACATTGAGTCGCCGGGGTCCGGCACTCGCGTAGTGGTGCGCCTACCCTACTGA